A section of the Thermotoga caldifontis AZM44c09 genome encodes:
- a CDS encoding aldehyde ferredoxin oxidoreductase family protein, which translates to MILRVNLTTKKITKEPIDEKVLDWFIGGRGLAAKILWDEVKNVDPLSPDNKLIVAAGPFNGLRTPSGGKLVLAAKSPLTGGYGDGNIGTMVSVHLRKAGYMAIIVEGASDKPVYLYVDDDEVHIMSAEGLWGLSTFETEKRLKQVHGNVGVLSIGPAGENQVKYAVVISQEGRAGGRPGIGAVMGSKKLKAIVVRGTKDVEVKDRENFEKYTREVFKLIPTLPAYNFWIRQGTMATVEWANKNRALPTRNFSQVRFEYARTVDGYAMEAMKVSRRGCPNCNMICGNVVLDIEGKESELDYENVGMLGPNTGIAFLNRVAHINRLADEYGVDTISLGAVLGFAMEAAERGVLKDCPKFGDYEGAVELTKRIVFKQDEVGKLLAEGVKKASEQLGLEDIAMHVKGLEVSAYNCYIYPAMALAYGTCAIGAHHKEAWVIAWEIGSTPMEESTGKEYVVDYSPEKAKKVVEQQRIRGGMFEMLTACRLPWVELGLDLEWYAKILSSIVGKNYTLDDIFLAADRVYSLIRSYWVREFKGNWDRKMDYPPKRWFQDGVDGQHLDPEQYDQLLSEYYRIRGWDERGVPTIETLKRLNLDFVVGELESFLK; encoded by the coding sequence ATGATACTACGGGTCAATCTCACGACGAAGAAAATCACGAAGGAACCCATCGATGAAAAAGTTCTCGATTGGTTCATAGGTGGACGCGGTCTGGCAGCCAAGATCCTCTGGGATGAGGTCAAAAACGTGGATCCCCTTTCTCCGGACAACAAGTTGATAGTTGCCGCAGGACCGTTCAACGGGCTCAGAACGCCGAGCGGAGGAAAACTCGTCCTGGCGGCGAAGAGTCCTCTCACGGGTGGTTACGGCGATGGTAACATCGGAACCATGGTGTCGGTGCACCTGAGAAAGGCAGGTTACATGGCCATCATCGTAGAGGGTGCTTCTGACAAGCCTGTGTACCTTTACGTGGACGATGATGAAGTGCACATAATGAGTGCGGAGGGCCTCTGGGGGTTGTCCACCTTCGAAACGGAAAAGAGGTTGAAACAGGTTCACGGTAACGTGGGTGTTTTGAGCATCGGACCCGCAGGAGAAAACCAGGTGAAGTATGCGGTAGTGATATCTCAGGAAGGAAGGGCGGGTGGAAGACCCGGCATTGGTGCGGTGATGGGAAGCAAGAAACTGAAGGCGATAGTCGTTCGAGGCACGAAGGATGTCGAGGTTAAAGACAGAGAGAACTTCGAAAAATACACCCGTGAAGTGTTCAAGTTGATTCCCACCCTGCCGGCGTACAACTTTTGGATACGTCAGGGAACCATGGCCACCGTTGAATGGGCAAACAAAAACAGGGCACTTCCAACGAGGAACTTCTCGCAGGTCAGGTTCGAGTACGCCAGGACTGTCGATGGCTACGCGATGGAGGCCATGAAAGTCTCAAGGAGAGGTTGTCCCAACTGCAACATGATCTGTGGAAACGTCGTGCTGGACATCGAAGGAAAAGAGAGCGAACTGGACTACGAGAACGTCGGAATGCTGGGTCCGAACACCGGGATAGCTTTCCTGAACAGGGTGGCACACATCAACAGGCTGGCAGACGAATACGGCGTCGACACCATCTCTCTCGGAGCCGTTTTAGGATTCGCCATGGAAGCGGCCGAACGTGGCGTGCTTAAGGATTGTCCAAAATTTGGAGATTACGAGGGAGCGGTAGAACTCACGAAAAGGATCGTGTTCAAGCAGGATGAAGTGGGTAAACTGCTGGCTGAGGGGGTCAAGAAAGCCTCCGAACAACTCGGTCTTGAAGACATCGCGATGCACGTGAAAGGTCTGGAAGTTTCCGCCTACAACTGCTACATATATCCGGCGATGGCTCTCGCGTATGGAACCTGCGCCATCGGCGCGCACCACAAGGAAGCGTGGGTCATAGCGTGGGAGATCGGTTCGACACCCATGGAGGAGTCGACGGGCAAGGAATACGTGGTGGATTACTCTCCGGAAAAGGCGAAGAAAGTCGTGGAGCAGCAGAGAATCAGGGGCGGTATGTTCGAGATGCTCACAGCTTGCAGACTGCCGTGGGTCGAACTCGGGCTCGATCTGGAATGGTATGCAAAGATACTGAGCAGCATCGTTGGTAAGAACTACACCCTTGATGACATCTTCTTGGCCGCAGACAGAGTTTACAGCTTGATAAGGTCTTACTGGGTGAGGGAATTCAAGGGAAACTGGGATCGAAAGATGGATTACCCACCGAAACGTTGGTTCCAAGACGGTGTGGACGGTCAGCATCTGGACCCAGAGCAGTACGATCAACTCCTGAGCGAGTATTACAGAATCCGTGGCTGGGACGAGCGGGGTGTTCCGACCATCGAAACGTTGAAAAGGCTGAATCTGGATTTCGTCGTGGGAGAGTTGGAGTCCTTCTTGAAATGA
- the rplJ gene encoding 50S ribosomal protein L10 produces MITKEKKRQILENLKEVFPKANLFVFVNFFGLDVATLRELRRRINSKFGKDAKLTVVKNSLASIALAAAKYDEAQYEKFLKGPTAVFYLLNGDPVDALKLLVNFAKEKKLENFFKGGFLERQPFSGDQVAELANLPTKKELYAMVVGRLQGPIYGMVFALNGILRKLVYVLNAIEEKKKSESAGGV; encoded by the coding sequence TTGATAACGAAGGAGAAGAAGCGGCAGATTCTGGAGAACCTGAAAGAAGTGTTTCCGAAGGCAAACCTGTTCGTGTTCGTGAACTTCTTCGGTCTCGACGTCGCGACGCTCAGGGAGTTGCGCAGGAGGATCAACTCGAAATTCGGAAAAGATGCCAAGCTGACCGTTGTCAAAAACTCCCTTGCTTCAATAGCCCTGGCTGCGGCAAAATACGATGAGGCTCAGTACGAGAAATTCCTGAAAGGACCGACAGCAGTTTTCTACTTGCTGAACGGTGATCCCGTAGACGCACTAAAACTTCTTGTGAATTTCGCAAAAGAAAAGAAGCTCGAGAACTTCTTCAAAGGTGGTTTTCTCGAGCGTCAACCGTTCAGCGGCGATCAGGTGGCGGAACTGGCCAATCTGCCCACCAAGAAAGAGCTGTACGCGATGGTCGTCGGCAGACTCCAAGGTCCAATTTACGGTATGGTGTTCGCGCTGAACGGCATACTGAGAAAACTTGTGTACGTTCTCAATGCGATTGAAGAGAAAAAGAAATCTGAAAGCGCTGGAGGTGTTTGA
- the rpoB gene encoding DNA-directed RNA polymerase subunit beta, whose amino-acid sequence MRTVVYGKRERLTFGRTVDALKVPNLIAIQLESYREFLEKGLMDILKKFSPIVSQPHKGDLRKGEKGFILEFVSTRVGEPNATIEECKQKGLTYQVPIYATVRIVDVNTGEMREEEAFLGSIPYMTDNGTFIINGAERVVVNQLVRAPGVYFVDEIPKTQAAAPVYVAHFLPVRGAWLEILYNTADDMFYARIDRKRRINLFLLLKALGFENDLDILDLFPEQIDADDEYTMMKAVGSIVLEDVSINGEKVVERGGVLTEHAAKAILESKITTIVRAHPAAQKTLEKLNSTYGEVDSNKAYVEIYRKLKPGEIPRVNAAKAYLNSLYFTPERFELSQVGRYKINRKLQQAYRKYLVQVKKMSEAEAEQMEYNPTDLVLTPLDIVLATRYLLEVSKNPEIMDTKDHLGNKRVRTVGELVKLEFERAFSKAQRLIQERLTLYNSLDKISVQSLINIKTIIAGINQFFATSPLSQFMEQVNPLAELTHKRRLTAVGPGGLKRERARFEVRDVHHSHYGRMCPIETPEGANIGLITSLAVYATVDEFGFLITPYRRVKKGKVTDEIVYLTADEEEHYYIAPCTVKVDENGNIIEDRVPARYMQKILYVEKEKVQFMDVSTKQIVSVSTSLIPFLEHDDANRALMGSNMQRQAVPLLKPEAPFVATGMEHEAALYSGYLVTAKHDGIVKKVDARRIVIHRTDEKGNPLYKNGAPVLDEYRLMKFVRTNQDTVINQRPIVNVGDRVKKGEVIADGPATDMGELALGRNVLVAFMSWEGYNFEDAILVSEELLEEDVFTSVHIEVYETQARDTRLGPEEITADIPNVPKESLRNLDENGIVRIGAYVGPQDILVGKVTPKGEGETTPEEKIIQSVFGERGKDVKDTSLRLPHGTEGRVIDVQVFDKEDVAELGPGVNKLVKVYIACKKTLEVGDKLAGRHGNKGVVSKILPREDMPFLPDGTPVQIVLSPLGVPSRMNVGQILETHLGWLAKLTNSWFATPVFDGAKEDDILPWLYKERKAVGLEEGDDENNPSGKVLLRDGRTGEPFAEPVVVGYIYMMKLIHIARDKIHARSTGPYSLIHQQPLGGKAQFGGQRFGEMEVWALEAHGAAHTLNEMLTIKSDDIRGRNEVYKAILKGKNIPEPGIPESFRVLIKELRGLALDVRVYDENGNEIDIDRF is encoded by the coding sequence ATGCGAACAGTCGTGTACGGCAAACGCGAACGGTTAACGTTCGGCCGCACTGTTGATGCCCTGAAGGTCCCGAACCTGATAGCCATCCAGCTCGAATCCTACAGAGAATTTCTGGAAAAGGGTTTGATGGACATACTGAAAAAGTTCTCCCCGATAGTGTCACAACCCCATAAAGGCGATCTGAGAAAAGGAGAGAAAGGTTTCATACTCGAGTTCGTTTCAACACGGGTTGGAGAACCAAACGCCACGATAGAAGAATGCAAGCAGAAGGGATTGACTTATCAGGTACCGATATACGCGACCGTCAGAATTGTGGATGTCAACACTGGAGAGATGAGAGAAGAGGAAGCGTTCCTGGGTTCCATCCCGTACATGACGGACAACGGGACTTTCATCATCAACGGCGCGGAACGTGTGGTTGTCAACCAGCTCGTGAGGGCACCCGGTGTATACTTCGTCGATGAGATACCCAAGACTCAGGCTGCGGCCCCCGTGTACGTTGCCCACTTCCTGCCTGTGAGGGGTGCCTGGCTCGAAATCCTCTACAACACGGCGGACGATATGTTCTACGCGCGAATAGACAGAAAAAGGAGAATCAACCTGTTTCTGTTGCTCAAGGCTCTCGGTTTTGAGAACGATCTGGACATACTCGATCTTTTCCCCGAACAGATCGATGCAGACGACGAATACACGATGATGAAAGCCGTTGGTTCGATCGTACTCGAAGATGTGAGCATCAACGGTGAAAAGGTCGTCGAACGCGGCGGAGTACTCACGGAACACGCCGCCAAGGCTATCTTAGAATCCAAGATCACAACCATTGTCAGAGCACACCCGGCGGCACAGAAAACGCTGGAAAAACTCAACAGTACTTACGGAGAAGTGGATTCCAACAAAGCGTACGTGGAAATCTACAGGAAACTCAAACCCGGTGAAATCCCAAGGGTGAACGCCGCGAAGGCTTACCTCAACAGCCTTTACTTCACCCCGGAGAGGTTCGAACTCTCTCAGGTTGGACGTTACAAGATAAATCGCAAGCTCCAGCAAGCGTACCGAAAATACCTGGTCCAGGTCAAGAAGATGAGCGAAGCTGAAGCTGAACAGATGGAATACAATCCAACCGATCTCGTTCTCACGCCGCTGGACATAGTTCTGGCCACGAGATACCTGCTGGAAGTGAGCAAAAATCCGGAGATAATGGACACCAAGGACCACCTTGGTAACAAGAGAGTGAGAACGGTTGGGGAACTCGTCAAGCTTGAATTCGAAAGGGCTTTCTCGAAGGCGCAGCGCCTCATCCAGGAGAGGCTCACCCTTTACAACTCGCTGGACAAGATTTCCGTGCAGAGCTTGATCAACATAAAAACGATCATCGCGGGTATCAATCAGTTTTTCGCCACCAGTCCTCTTTCGCAGTTCATGGAACAGGTGAACCCACTCGCCGAACTGACGCACAAAAGAAGGCTGACCGCTGTGGGACCCGGCGGTTTGAAGAGGGAGAGGGCGAGGTTCGAGGTCCGCGACGTCCATCATTCCCACTACGGAAGAATGTGCCCGATCGAAACACCCGAAGGAGCGAACATAGGTCTCATCACTTCACTGGCCGTCTACGCAACGGTCGATGAGTTCGGTTTCTTGATAACCCCCTACAGGCGAGTGAAAAAGGGTAAGGTCACCGACGAAATAGTCTATCTGACGGCCGACGAGGAAGAACACTATTACATCGCCCCGTGCACGGTCAAGGTCGATGAAAACGGAAACATCATTGAAGACAGGGTTCCTGCCAGGTACATGCAGAAGATCCTCTACGTTGAGAAAGAAAAGGTCCAGTTCATGGACGTATCCACGAAGCAGATCGTTTCCGTTTCGACTTCTCTCATACCCTTCTTGGAGCACGACGACGCGAACAGGGCGCTCATGGGTTCGAACATGCAGAGACAGGCTGTGCCTTTGCTGAAACCTGAGGCACCGTTCGTCGCCACCGGTATGGAACACGAAGCGGCTCTGTATTCTGGTTACCTGGTCACCGCCAAACATGATGGCATCGTGAAGAAAGTTGATGCGAGAAGGATCGTCATACACAGGACCGACGAGAAAGGTAATCCCCTGTACAAGAACGGTGCGCCAGTGCTTGATGAATACAGGCTGATGAAGTTCGTCAGAACGAACCAGGACACGGTCATAAACCAGAGACCCATTGTGAACGTCGGCGATCGGGTTAAAAAGGGTGAGGTCATAGCCGACGGGCCGGCAACAGACATGGGTGAGCTCGCGCTTGGACGCAACGTTCTGGTCGCGTTCATGTCCTGGGAAGGTTACAACTTTGAAGACGCCATCCTGGTCAGCGAAGAGTTGCTCGAGGAAGATGTGTTTACCTCCGTTCATATAGAAGTTTATGAAACCCAGGCACGTGACACACGCCTCGGACCGGAGGAGATCACGGCAGACATTCCGAACGTCCCCAAGGAGTCTCTGAGGAACCTTGACGAGAACGGGATAGTCAGGATCGGAGCGTACGTCGGGCCACAGGACATACTCGTTGGAAAAGTCACGCCGAAGGGAGAAGGAGAAACGACACCGGAGGAAAAGATCATACAGTCCGTCTTCGGTGAAAGAGGAAAGGACGTTAAGGACACCTCGTTGAGGTTACCTCACGGAACGGAAGGCAGGGTCATCGACGTCCAGGTGTTCGACAAAGAAGATGTTGCGGAACTCGGTCCTGGTGTGAACAAACTGGTGAAAGTGTACATAGCGTGCAAGAAGACCCTTGAAGTCGGAGACAAGCTCGCGGGTAGGCATGGAAACAAGGGTGTCGTTTCGAAGATCCTGCCGCGAGAAGACATGCCGTTCCTACCGGACGGAACGCCGGTACAGATCGTGCTTAGCCCCCTCGGAGTGCCATCGAGGATGAACGTCGGTCAGATCCTGGAAACGCACCTGGGATGGCTCGCAAAGCTGACGAACAGCTGGTTCGCCACACCCGTGTTCGATGGAGCGAAGGAAGACGATATCCTGCCCTGGCTGTACAAAGAGCGCAAAGCTGTGGGACTGGAAGAAGGCGACGATGAAAACAATCCTTCCGGTAAAGTTCTGCTGAGGGACGGTAGAACGGGTGAACCATTTGCAGAACCTGTGGTCGTTGGATACATCTACATGATGAAGCTCATTCACATAGCCCGCGACAAGATCCACGCCAGATCGACAGGTCCGTACTCGCTCATTCACCAGCAACCTCTGGGAGGAAAGGCCCAGTTCGGTGGACAGAGGTTCGGGGAGATGGAAGTCTGGGCACTGGAGGCGCACGGTGCCGCCCACACGCTGAACGAAATGCTCACGATAAAATCCGACGACATCAGGGGTCGAAACGAAGTCTACAAAGCGATCCTCAAGGGTAAGAACATACCAGAACCTGGAATACCCGAAAGCTTCAGAGTTTTGATAAAGGAACTCAGAGGATTGGCGCTCGATGTGAGAGTCTACGATGAAAACGGTAACGAGATCGACATCGACAGGTTCTGA
- the secE gene encoding preprotein translocase subunit SecE: MEKLRKFFREVWGEAKKTHWPNRQELLVSTSVVILILAVMGIYFFLLDLALSGGVRAILRALGIG; encoded by the coding sequence GTGGAAAAACTCAGAAAGTTCTTTCGGGAAGTGTGGGGAGAAGCGAAGAAGACCCACTGGCCGAATCGGCAGGAACTTTTGGTCTCAACTTCCGTTGTCATATTGATCCTTGCGGTGATGGGTATCTATTTCTTTCTGCTGGACCTCGCTCTGTCCGGCGGGGTGAGGGCGATCCTGCGCGCACTCGGTATCGGGTGA
- the nusG gene encoding transcription termination/antitermination protein NusG, with protein sequence MRKRWYILRTIAGQEESAKENLETKIKSTGYERFFGRIVIPEETIIDATGKSLKRFSVSPNAKLYVKTGSDVKKSDLLAEEPAIHARHSGTVVSVKNYRKVTVETIDKKYSKTYVVPESSKLVSGIKVGARIRQGMPLTQDAEYICEIDGKVVENERVKRVEVQRENGEIDVYHIPYELFDANKIYKGKQVRNGELLAEGRKIYSSINGRVEVVDLGTRKEIRIAKTQKKRMFPGYIFVEMMMNDDTWQFARTVPGIIDFVASGGQPLELKQREARAILRLAGIESFEEKVKPVRIEMDIKVGDVVKITSGPFEDFAGVVKEIDPMKQELRVAVTIFGRETPVTVRVSEVEKIQ encoded by the coding sequence ATGAGAAAAAGATGGTACATACTCAGGACTATAGCAGGTCAGGAAGAAAGCGCAAAGGAGAACTTGGAAACCAAGATCAAATCCACCGGTTATGAGAGGTTCTTTGGCCGTATCGTCATTCCCGAGGAAACCATAATAGATGCAACCGGCAAATCTTTGAAGAGGTTTTCGGTTTCTCCGAACGCGAAATTGTACGTGAAAACCGGCTCGGACGTCAAAAAGAGCGATCTTCTCGCGGAGGAACCCGCGATTCACGCCAGGCACAGCGGGACCGTTGTGTCTGTGAAGAACTACAGGAAGGTAACCGTAGAGACCATCGACAAGAAATATTCCAAAACGTACGTCGTACCCGAAAGTTCGAAACTCGTGAGTGGTATCAAAGTTGGTGCACGCATCAGACAAGGAATGCCGTTGACGCAAGATGCCGAATACATATGCGAGATCGATGGTAAAGTAGTCGAGAACGAGCGTGTCAAACGTGTGGAAGTTCAACGCGAAAACGGAGAGATAGATGTTTACCACATCCCTTACGAGCTCTTCGACGCGAACAAGATTTACAAGGGCAAGCAGGTCAGGAATGGGGAACTGCTCGCCGAAGGTAGGAAAATATACTCCAGCATAAATGGACGGGTAGAAGTGGTGGACCTGGGAACACGCAAAGAAATAAGAATAGCCAAAACCCAAAAGAAGAGAATGTTTCCAGGCTACATATTCGTTGAAATGATGATGAACGACGACACCTGGCAGTTCGCCAGAACCGTTCCGGGGATAATAGATTTCGTTGCATCCGGTGGCCAACCGCTTGAGTTGAAGCAACGTGAAGCGAGAGCGATCCTGAGGCTTGCGGGTATCGAATCGTTTGAAGAAAAAGTAAAGCCCGTGCGCATCGAGATGGACATAAAGGTCGGAGACGTGGTGAAGATCACCTCCGGCCCGTTCGAAGACTTCGCCGGAGTCGTGAAGGAAATAGATCCTATGAAACAGGAACTCAGGGTGGCCGTCACCATCTTCGGTAGGGAAACACCGGTGACGGTGAGGGTCTCTGAGGTGGAGAAAATCCAATGA
- the rplK gene encoding 50S ribosomal protein L11 produces MAKKVVAQVRLQLPAGKATPAPPVGPALGQRGVNIMEFCKRFNAETADKAGMILPVIVTVYEDRSFSFVVKTPPASFLLKKAANIESGSGEPKRKIVGKVTRKQIEEIAKIKMPDLTANDLQAAIKIIEGTAKSMGIEIVD; encoded by the coding sequence ATGGCTAAGAAAGTCGTAGCACAGGTGAGGTTGCAGTTACCAGCAGGTAAGGCCACACCTGCTCCACCAGTTGGGCCTGCGCTCGGTCAGCGTGGCGTTAACATAATGGAGTTCTGCAAGAGGTTCAACGCGGAAACGGCAGACAAAGCTGGTATGATTCTGCCAGTCATAGTGACGGTCTATGAGGATCGTTCCTTCAGCTTCGTTGTGAAAACACCACCCGCATCATTCCTGCTCAAAAAGGCGGCAAACATCGAGTCCGGATCGGGTGAACCAAAGAGGAAGATCGTAGGAAAAGTTACGAGAAAGCAGATCGAAGAGATCGCGAAGATCAAAATGCCAGACCTGACAGCGAACGATCTGCAGGCCGCCATAAAGATCATCGAAGGTACGGCGAAGAGCATGGGTATCGAAATAGTCGACTGA
- the rplL gene encoding 50S ribosomal protein L7/L12 gives MTVEQIVEAIEKLTVAELAQLVKALEEKFGVTAAAPVAVAAVAAPAAGAAPAAQAAAAEEKTEFDVILKSHGANKINVIKVVREITGLGLKEAKDLVEKAGSPDAVVKSGVPKNEAEEIKKKLEEAGAEVILK, from the coding sequence ATGACAGTGGAACAGATCGTAGAGGCGATTGAAAAACTCACAGTGGCGGAGTTGGCACAGCTGGTTAAGGCGTTGGAAGAAAAGTTCGGTGTGACCGCGGCGGCACCCGTTGCGGTGGCAGCCGTTGCGGCACCAGCGGCTGGAGCGGCACCAGCAGCCCAAGCAGCTGCCGCCGAGGAAAAGACTGAGTTCGACGTCATTTTGAAGAGCCACGGTGCCAACAAGATCAACGTGATAAAGGTCGTAAGGGAAATCACCGGACTCGGTCTGAAAGAGGCGAAGGACCTCGTCGAAAAAGCTGGTAGCCCCGACGCGGTGGTCAAGAGCGGTGTTCCGAAGAACGAAGCTGAGGAGATCAAGAAGAAGCTCGAAGAAGCCGGTGCAGAGGTCATTTTGAAGTGA
- a CDS encoding glycine--tRNA ligase subunit alpha: MYLQDVIAKLNEYWASLGCMIDQPYDLEVGAGTFHPSTFFGCLREGEWKVAFVQPSRRPTDGRYGENPNRLQRYFQYQVIIKPSPENAQKVYLDSLAALGIDLKKHDVRFIEDNWESPTLGAWGVGWEVWLDGMEITQFTYFQQIGGISLKSIPLEITYGLERIAMYLQGKSNIFEVMWNEKISYGELYRENERQFSEYNFESADVEKLFTLYEIFSSEFESQIRSGRYLVAYDYMAKCSHIFNLLDARNAFSVTQRQEFIRSIRSMARRCAEAFRGGN, from the coding sequence TTGTACCTACAGGATGTGATAGCAAAACTCAACGAATACTGGGCTTCGCTCGGCTGCATGATCGATCAACCCTACGATCTCGAAGTCGGTGCGGGTACGTTCCACCCATCGACGTTTTTCGGCTGCCTGAGAGAAGGAGAATGGAAGGTCGCGTTCGTTCAACCGAGTCGCCGGCCCACGGATGGAAGGTACGGAGAAAATCCGAACAGGTTACAGAGGTACTTTCAATACCAGGTCATCATCAAACCCTCCCCAGAGAACGCGCAGAAGGTTTATCTAGATTCCTTAGCGGCGCTGGGTATCGATCTCAAAAAGCACGATGTTCGCTTCATTGAGGATAACTGGGAATCACCGACGCTCGGCGCCTGGGGTGTTGGGTGGGAAGTATGGCTCGATGGCATGGAGATCACACAGTTCACTTACTTCCAGCAAATAGGTGGTATAAGTTTGAAGTCGATCCCCCTCGAGATCACCTACGGTCTGGAAAGGATCGCGATGTACCTGCAGGGCAAGAGCAACATCTTCGAAGTCATGTGGAACGAGAAAATATCCTACGGAGAACTTTACAGGGAGAACGAGAGACAGTTCTCGGAGTACAATTTCGAGTCTGCAGATGTGGAAAAGCTCTTCACGCTGTACGAAATTTTCTCCTCTGAGTTCGAATCGCAGATAAGATCGGGTCGGTACCTGGTCGCCTACGATTACATGGCGAAGTGCTCACACATCTTCAACCTGCTGGATGCGAGGAACGCGTTCAGCGTTACACAAAGGCAAGAGTTCATAAGGTCGATACGATCGATGGCCAGGCGCTGTGCAGAGGCTTTCAGAGGAGGGAACTGA
- the rplA gene encoding 50S ribosomal protein L1: protein MPRHSKRYLEIRQRVDRTKFYSIDEAIELVKKNATAKFDETVELHLATNIDPKRPEQQVRGTVVLPHGTGRTVRVLVFAKGEKAEEAKKAGADIVGGDELVEKILNEGFTDFDVAIATPDMMKSVGKLGKILGPRGLMPSPKSNTVTDDIAAAVKEFKMGRIEVRSDKTGSIHLPIGKCSFDSQKLKENLISAYKQISAMRPAGIKGQFIRKAVITSTMGVGVKLNLSELEAAKI, encoded by the coding sequence ATGCCGAGACACTCCAAGAGGTACCTTGAAATAAGACAAAGGGTGGACAGAACGAAATTCTACAGCATCGATGAAGCCATCGAGCTCGTTAAGAAGAACGCAACGGCGAAATTCGACGAAACGGTTGAGCTCCACCTTGCGACGAACATAGATCCAAAACGACCCGAACAGCAAGTTCGAGGGACGGTGGTTTTACCGCACGGAACTGGAAGAACGGTGAGAGTGTTGGTGTTCGCCAAAGGTGAAAAGGCCGAAGAAGCCAAAAAGGCCGGTGCAGATATCGTAGGAGGAGACGAACTGGTTGAAAAGATTCTCAACGAAGGTTTCACGGATTTCGACGTGGCCATCGCAACGCCGGACATGATGAAATCGGTTGGAAAGCTCGGTAAAATCCTCGGACCTCGTGGTTTGATGCCATCTCCAAAATCGAACACGGTCACCGACGACATTGCAGCTGCGGTGAAGGAGTTCAAAATGGGAAGGATCGAAGTCAGGAGCGACAAGACAGGCTCGATACATCTTCCCATCGGTAAGTGTTCTTTCGATTCTCAAAAGCTCAAGGAGAACCTCATCTCAGCTTATAAACAGATATCAGCCATGAGACCTGCGGGCATCAAGGGTCAGTTCATCAGAAAGGCCGTAATTACGTCAACGATGGGAGTTGGTGTGAAGCTCAACCTTTCTGAGCTGGAAGCTGCAAAAATCTGA
- the rpmG gene encoding 50S ribosomal protein L33 produces MRVKIALKCSVCGHKNYYTDKNNTKKTKLSLRKYCPNCNKHTEHVETK; encoded by the coding sequence ATGAGAGTTAAAATAGCCTTGAAGTGTTCCGTGTGTGGTCATAAAAACTACTACACCGACAAGAACAACACCAAGAAAACAAAACTGAGTCTCAGAAAGTACTGTCCGAACTGCAACAAGCATACGGAGCACGTCGAAACCAAATGA